The Malus sylvestris chromosome 8, drMalSylv7.2, whole genome shotgun sequence genomic interval ttagtgaacacatatcaATTTTGTGAGCAGACTTTATGCGGATcggagagaaaaccagcatctgcgtatccaacaaggatttgttcatttgtgggtttgtctgagtagaagagacccatatctgttgtcccacgaaggtatcgtagaacatctttgactcccttccaatgacgaattgttggagcagagctgtacctggctaacaagttaactgaaaaagttatatctggtctagtacattgtgctaaatacaataaaacaCCTATTacgctcaaatatggtacttctggaccaaggaccagttcatcatcttcctttagacgaaatggatctttcttaatgtctaaagaacgaacgaccattagggtgctaagtggataagccttgtccatgccaaatcgcttcagtagtttttcaatgtaagctgattgatggaccaaaattccactaaCACAATACTCGATCTGCAGGCCTagacaatatttggttttcccaaggtctttcatttcaaattcgctttttagatattcagcagttttgttgagctcttcaggggttccaactaggttcatatcatcgacatatactgccactatagcaaatccagtatttgatttcttaatgaacacacaagggcagatgacattgttggcatatccttctttaatcaaatactcactgagacgattataccacattcacccagattgtttcagcccatatagtgatcgccttaatttgattgagaacataccccgtggtttgttagttgcttcaggcaacttaagtccttctgggactttcatatatatgtcagtatctaattctccatatagatacgcggtgatgacatccataagtcgcatgtcaagtttttctgaaatcaccaaacttattaagtaacggaacatAATTGtgtccattacaggagagtatgtctcttcataatcaactccaggtctttgtgaaaaaccttgtgcaacgagtcgtgctttatatcttgcaatctcgtttttctcgttgcgtttccttgtgaatacccatttataacctacggggttcacaccaggcagggtttggactactggtccaaaaacacttcgtctttccaaggattttaattctgcctggattgcatctttccacttaggccaatcttgtctctgtttgcattcatcaacagagcggggctcaatatcatcacttaatataatttcagtggctattgcaaatgcaaacatgtcatcgatgattatttcatttcgatcccacaattcattagtacatgcataatttatggatatttctttgctttcatgtacttctgtctcttcagggacatgtgtctcatcaaagacattttctttttctggaagtacagagtcatgaattgtggattaatcattcaattccttttcttgaatgatatcatttgggttcaattgggccctcatctttctcttttgAGGGGCTGAATAttttgaacctgggggtctaccacgcttcaggcatgcactggatgaatcattcgctgccactttattttgtccaacagggacatcaattcttgcaggtgcGTTTGCAGCCGGTATATATGACTGTGTCACTTtcgaagcatcattaaatgcatctggcatttgattagcaataccttgaagatgaacgatcattttcacttcgttttcacattgagtgcttcttggatcaaaatgagataaggtgggaacaacccatgttagctcttgtcgttcttctggaacggtcttttctccccctaacgacgggaaaactgtctcatcaaaatgacaatcagcaaaacgagctgtaaacacATCACCAGTCaaaggttccaaatatctaatgatagatggtgaatcaaaacccacataaattcccaatctgcgctgaggtcccattttagttcgttgtggtggtgcaatatgcacataaacagcacaaccaaaaactcgtaaatgtgaaatatttggctgatgtccaaacacgagttgtattgatgagtattggtggttggctatgaGTCTCAATCtaaccaatgatgcagcatgtaatatggcatgtccccatgtagaaactggcaattttgttttcatgagcagagtgcgggctattaattgaagccgcttgataaatgcctctgctaaaccattttaagtatggacatgaggaacagggtgttcaacatTAATGCCCAGTGCCAtacagtaatcatcaaaggtttgagacgtaaattcaccagcgttatcaagtcgaatggacttaatgggatgatctaggaactgtgctcgcaacttaattatctgagcaagaagtcttgcaaaagctacatttcgagtagacaataggcaaacatgtgaccatcgggtagatgcatcaaccaaaaccataaaatatcgaaatggtccacaaggtggttgaataggtccacaaatatccccttgaattctttgcaaaaatgatggggattcatcatcaacctttagttgtgatggtctaattaccaacttcccttgggaacaagccttgcaaggttTATCATTCGAGACATTAATGTGTCTGCTCagtaatggatgtccattagagttggtaatgattctacgcatcatggtagatcctggatgacctagacggtcatgccaaagcatgtaaacctttgaatcaatgaacttctggttcatgacagtatatgcctcaattgtctttatgtatgtacaatacaatccactcgataaaccatgcaacttctccaatatacgcttctgggtatcattggaggtaatgcataaatattccacattttatacacttttcgtttcaaggtggtatccatttagacgtatgtctttaaaactcaacaaatttcgaatgGACTGAGTAGCATATAATGCATTCTTTatagacaatattgttccatttggtaacataatctgggcttttcctgagccttcaattacatctgatggtcctgatattgttgttacctttacttttgcaagtaccaaattcgagaaatactttcgatctcgaagtattgaaTGCGTGGTTGCGCTATCTGCAAGACAAAAGTCTCCGCCATTGatcttgttttgagaataaccataatttttatccatgatctctgagtaaagaaaaagctgtttattcatactggaatactacttttattgaattgaaaatgcgaGCATTAAACCACAGGTACAAATAACATgagtacattaaacataaataattcaatcggacccataaacttcattccctctttcatTAATAAAGTCTGTAGCATCCAGGTGGGTTGTGTTTAACTGTCCTGATAAATTGGTCACTGGATCAAGGGTTtccattggtttagcctggtcaaggaaattgatctcgacacccttctccttgaagGAGGCTTGATATAGTTCCACCAGATGCTTTGGGGTGCGACAAGTACGCGCCTAATGTccgttgccaccacacctatggcaacCTCCTTCATGATTTCTAGGAGTGTTCACATGAGCTTTTCCTTTCTGGCGATTGGTATTTTTAAAGCTCGGGCCTGGATTATAccttggaacctggttgtgaaactggacaccatggttcttgcttTTCCCTTTCCACCGACCTTGCTTGTGGCCACGTCCTCTTTTGTAATTATTGCCACGGGAGGATATGGTATTCCTTTCAAGGGAAGcaacattcacttctgggaatggtgctgatccagtaggtcgggaattatggtttttcatgagaagctcattgttctgttcagctaccaggagcacagatatcagctggttgtattcagtgaagcctCGCGCTCTATACTGCTGTTGCAGTACCATGTTAGAGGCGtggaatgtgctgaaagtcttttccaataACATCTCCTCAGTGATAGTATCCCCACAGAGTttcatctgagaggtaattctgaacaacgccgaattgtactcagccactgatttgaaatcctggatccttaggtgagtccagTCATATCGAgcttttggaagaatcaccgttgtctggtgattgtatctgctTTTCAAGGCATTCCAAAGGgctaacggatcttcaaccgttaagtactcgctctttagtgcctcatcaagatggcgacgaataaaaatcatggcctttgcccgatcttgagaggatgagcTGCTCTTTTCCttgatggtatctccaagatttgctgcttctagatggatcttggtatccagtacccATGTAAGGTAATTCTTTCCAGTAATGTCCAAggcagcaaaatcaagctttgccaagtttgccattttcttttctgaaagaaaaatgaggtgtgtaagaacttgcagtaATATGTGTACTGGAGAaatatattgttagaacttctggttcttacaaatttttgatcttcaggccaaaatgataagtacctcgaaacttcaggctcgagatttacacaattaatgagaagggcaattgtaccgcaccattctcatcgaAATAAGTATAGGATGGGTGATTATTCCGCACTACTTTAAAcagcaggaaaatttaaatatgtagagcaaggtggacgattataccgcaccacctaaaattgcgataaaatttaaatatgcaaagcagggtggacgattataccgcaccacctaaaattgcgataaaatttaaatatgcaaagcagggtggacgattataccgca includes:
- the LOC126631624 gene encoding uncharacterized protein LOC126631624, translating into MANLAKLDFAALDITGKNYLTWVLDTKIHLEAANLGDTIKEKSSSSSQDRAKAMIFIRRHLDEALKSEYLTVEDPLALWNALKSRYNHQTTVILPKARYDWTHLRIQDFKSVAEYNSALFRITSQMKLCGDTITEEMLLEKTFSTFHASNMVLQQQYRARGFTEYNQLISVLLVAEQNNELLMKNHNSRPTGSAPFPEVNVASLERNTISSRGNNYKRGRGHKQGRWKGKSKNHGVQFHNQVPRYNPGPSFKNTNRQKGKAHVNTPRNHEGGCHRCGGNGH